In one Lolium rigidum isolate FL_2022 chromosome 3, APGP_CSIRO_Lrig_0.1, whole genome shotgun sequence genomic region, the following are encoded:
- the LOC124695114 gene encoding uncharacterized protein LOC124695114, giving the protein MASGGGYAWALAAGLNAALAAISAKFFATTLLKYGMVILFNVTMWGCYVNSLKALSSLQATVTNFAANFISSGLAGYFLFQEPLPSKWFGGASLIILGVFILSKSSIEKKQNSD; this is encoded by the exons ATGGCGAGCGGAGGCGGGTACGCCTGGGCCCTCGCGGCGGGCCTCAACGCCGCGCTCGCCGCCATATCCGCCAAGTTCTTCGCCACTACG TTGCTGAAATACGGGATGGTGATACTTTTCAACGTGACGATGTGGGGGTGCTACGTCAACAGCCTCAAAGCTCTCTCGTCACTCCAGGCAACAGTCACCAACTTCGCCGCCAACTTCATCTCGTCTGGTCTTGCAGGGTATTTCCTGTTTCAGGAGCCTCTGCCCTCTAAG TGGTTTGGAGGTGCCAGTCTGATCATTCTTGGTGTGTTTATCCTCAGCAAATCAAGCATTGAGAAGAAACAGAACTCCGATTGA